One window of Candidatus Endomicrobium procryptotermitis genomic DNA carries:
- the thiM gene encoding hydroxyethylthiazole kinase, with translation MKEITEIVRAVKEVRRQNPLVGSWTNFVTINFVANAQLAVGGRAAMCFLPDEAKPLSCISKAVYVNMGTLQPIASESLPQAAKTAFELNKPWVLDPIASGLGDTRNHVIKTLKDYRPNIIRGNASEIIALANLWELQTERQGNVEGVDSTDTVEEASQSAAVLAKFTKGVVAVSGETDLILSTEKAYHITGGSQMLKSITGAGCSLGGVIAVFAAVADNLTAALAGSLIYKWASETAQKEKIGTASFQNAFIDNLSLTNAESITEYAKKHLSEVSLND, from the coding sequence ATGAAAGAAATTACTGAAATTGTACGTGCAGTTAAAGAAGTACGCAGGCAGAATCCGCTGGTAGGTTCATGGACAAATTTCGTCACAATTAATTTTGTCGCAAACGCTCAGTTGGCAGTAGGCGGCAGAGCTGCGATGTGTTTTCTGCCTGATGAAGCAAAGCCGTTGTCTTGTATTTCTAAAGCAGTTTACGTTAATATGGGAACTTTGCAGCCAATTGCAAGCGAATCGCTTCCTCAAGCCGCAAAAACTGCATTTGAATTAAACAAACCATGGGTTTTAGATCCCATAGCATCAGGTCTAGGAGATACTCGTAATCATGTTATTAAAACTCTAAAAGACTACCGTCCAAACATAATAAGAGGCAATGCTTCGGAAATTATAGCTTTGGCAAATCTCTGGGAGCTGCAAACCGAACGACAAGGAAACGTTGAAGGTGTTGATTCTACCGACACAGTAGAAGAAGCTTCACAGTCGGCTGCAGTTCTTGCAAAATTTACGAAAGGAGTTGTCGCTGTTTCTGGAGAAACAGATTTAATATTAAGTACTGAAAAAGCTTATCATATAACCGGCGGTTCGCAAATGCTTAAGAGCATCACGGGCGCAGGATGTTCTTTAGGTGGAGTAATCGCCGTTTTTGCAGCAGTAGCGGATAATCTGACTGCCGCTTTAGCAGGTTCTCTAATCTATAAATGGGCTTCGGAAACTGCACAAAAAGAAAAAATTGGCACTGCTTCATTTCAAAATGCTTTTATCGATAATTTAAGCTTAACAAATGCAGAATCCATAACTGAATACGCCAAGAAACATCTTTCGGAGGTAAGCCTCAATGACTAG
- the nspC gene encoding carboxynorspermidine decarboxylase, translating to MKVKIQTPYYLIDESKLLKNMKKVEYVHKHSSAKSVLALKCFSTWAVFPLMSRYMAGTTSSSLYEARLGYEKFGGETHAFSVAYSKDDIKSLKKISDKIIFNSVSQLKTFYKDVKHLKIGLRINPGLSYSHFDLADPSRRYSRLGVFDKSEILKVLDKISGVMFHYNCENDDFKFFSLMLDKIASKYEDILNKVGWVSLGGGLYFTKEGYPLDKFCRKLKEFSQKYNVQVYLEPGEAAITKSCEFVTTVLDIVHNEKDIAIVDASIEAHMLDLLIYQTPAKLESKRGKYEYIIAGRSCLAGDVFCTYKFASKLKIGSTVKFADAAGYTMVKKNWFNGVKMPSIVVKRLNGKTEIIKEFQYMEFVKNLS from the coding sequence ATGAAAGTAAAAATTCAAACCCCTTATTATTTGATAGACGAATCAAAACTTCTTAAAAATATGAAGAAAGTCGAATATGTGCATAAACATTCATCGGCAAAATCAGTTTTGGCTCTTAAATGTTTTTCGACATGGGCTGTTTTTCCTCTTATGAGCAGATATATGGCTGGCACTACGAGCAGTTCTTTATATGAGGCAAGGCTCGGATATGAAAAGTTTGGCGGAGAAACACATGCTTTTAGCGTTGCCTATTCAAAAGACGATATAAAAAGTTTAAAAAAAATATCAGATAAGATTATTTTCAATTCAGTATCGCAATTGAAAACATTTTATAAAGACGTCAAACATTTAAAAATCGGTTTGAGGATAAATCCTGGATTAAGTTATTCTCATTTTGATTTAGCCGATCCATCAAGAAGATATTCAAGACTAGGCGTTTTTGATAAGAGTGAAATTTTAAAAGTTTTAGATAAAATCAGCGGGGTAATGTTCCATTATAACTGTGAGAACGACGATTTTAAATTTTTTAGCCTAATGCTTGATAAAATAGCTTCCAAATATGAAGATATTCTAAATAAAGTTGGCTGGGTAAGTTTGGGCGGGGGATTATATTTTACAAAAGAAGGGTATCCGCTTGATAAGTTTTGCCGAAAACTCAAAGAATTTTCCCAGAAATATAATGTGCAGGTTTATCTTGAACCCGGAGAAGCGGCAATAACAAAAAGCTGTGAATTTGTTACCACTGTTTTGGATATCGTTCATAATGAAAAAGATATAGCCATTGTAGATGCTTCCATTGAAGCACATATGCTTGATTTGCTTATATACCAAACTCCCGCAAAACTGGAATCAAAACGTGGAAAATATGAATATATCATTGCGGGAAGATCTTGTCTTGCTGGAGATGTTTTCTGCACATACAAATTTGCAAGTAAACTGAAAATAGGTTCAACAGTGAAATTTGCCGACGCCGCAGGATATACCATGGTGAAGAAAAACTGGTTTAATGGTGTGAAAATGCCGTCCATAGTCGTAAAAAGGCTTAATGGCAAAACCGAAATAATAAAAGAGTTTCAGTATATGGAATTCGTAAAGAATTTATCATAA
- a CDS encoding saccharopine dehydrogenase family protein, whose protein sequence is MKRNVLIVGAGGVAHVAAHKFAQNNDLFDNIYLASRSIEACNAILKSIDRKNNYKDPSKTVKTMSCDALDTEGMKNIIKEKGISIVVNLASAFCNMSILEACIETGSAYIDTAIHEEPTKVCENPPWYGNYEWKRKERCAEKGITAVLGAGFDPGVVNAYAAYAQKHFFDKIDTIDIMDVNAGNHGKYFATNFDPEINFREFVKVWTWIDKKWVSKNVHEEKMSYDFPTVGKQTVYLTGHDEIHSLSKNIDANSIRFWMGFSDHYINCFTVLKNIGLLSEQTVKTAEGLEVVPLKVVKACLPDPKTLAPDYTGKTCIGDLIKGTKDGRKKELFIYNVCDHKSCYEEVESQAISYTAGTPAVAAAILIANGEWDCNRMVNVEELDPDPFLALLNNIGLPTETIKVSYSKRNIAKLKIQKKK, encoded by the coding sequence ATGAAAAGAAATGTGCTTATTGTTGGAGCAGGTGGAGTTGCACATGTCGCAGCGCATAAGTTTGCGCAAAACAATGATTTGTTCGATAATATTTATTTAGCTTCGAGATCAATAGAAGCTTGCAATGCGATTTTAAAAAGTATTGACAGAAAAAACAATTATAAAGATCCTTCAAAAACTGTAAAAACCATGTCATGCGATGCTTTAGACACAGAAGGCATGAAAAATATTATAAAAGAAAAAGGAATTTCCATAGTCGTAAATCTTGCTTCGGCTTTCTGCAATATGTCCATTCTTGAGGCCTGTATTGAAACGGGATCAGCATACATAGATACCGCCATACATGAAGAGCCTACAAAAGTCTGTGAAAATCCACCTTGGTACGGCAATTATGAGTGGAAACGCAAGGAGCGTTGCGCAGAAAAAGGCATTACGGCGGTTTTGGGAGCGGGTTTTGATCCCGGCGTTGTAAATGCGTATGCTGCTTATGCACAGAAACATTTTTTTGATAAGATAGACACGATAGACATAATGGATGTAAATGCAGGAAATCATGGTAAATATTTTGCCACAAATTTTGATCCAGAAATAAATTTCAGAGAGTTTGTCAAAGTTTGGACATGGATAGACAAAAAATGGGTTTCAAAAAACGTTCATGAAGAAAAAATGTCATATGATTTTCCTACTGTTGGAAAACAAACTGTATACTTGACTGGACATGATGAAATACATTCTCTTTCAAAAAATATAGATGCAAATTCGATAAGATTTTGGATGGGATTCAGCGATCATTATATAAATTGTTTTACAGTACTTAAAAATATCGGACTTTTGTCGGAACAGACGGTTAAAACGGCAGAAGGACTTGAAGTGGTTCCACTTAAAGTCGTAAAAGCGTGTCTGCCGGATCCCAAAACTCTTGCGCCTGATTATACCGGAAAGACTTGCATAGGAGATCTGATTAAAGGCACAAAAGATGGACGGAAAAAAGAACTCTTTATATATAATGTATGCGACCATAAATCCTGTTATGAAGAAGTTGAGTCTCAGGCAATAAGTTATACCGCGGGAACCCCGGCCGTCGCAGCTGCAATTTTGATTGCTAACGGGGAATGGGACTGTAACCGAATGGTAAACGTTGAAGAGCTTGATCCTGATCCTTTTTTGGCTCTGCTAAATAATATAGGTCTCCCTACAGAGACCATAAAAGTAAGCTATTCAAAAAGAAATATAGCTAAACTAAAAATTCAAAAGAAGAAATAA
- a CDS encoding DUF262 domain-containing protein, translating to MAIWTTYRIADAATEIEDEKFVLPVIQRPLVWTEEKMELLFDTLLKGDSFGAIMAIEEEKGAQPLFNYRPFTKDGCFIPSRQAGTLTQQQLFIIDGQQRLQTFYIGLKGSINGKILYFDLFSDYNSEFEFKFENNMSSLPKQTKEDRAIQKHLWYSIKDLLQKLKNTGKYKQIVKMIIEENSISDESHKDCIEENVLAFYENVLNSNTLGISKVVINKCLPDRTEEESAIENRQKIVEMFRRLNDGGTKLSSFELVASILKGFDWRMENFLNQMLDSYQDIGLSQENLIKLVFLLQDNYSKEMSLLEYSDANFAIKNADKIKAAIKALKNFLDKAELLKFYQNNNSSFIPLFFIVYHLFHKDIEVLKIERYFDNYDSGNTDFPLMKKWLYHSLLNGVFRSRGAGWVPYKTGVKKILEIIKNFRNKDFPTGELFKVYNEKLNAFTIFYSSENLHKLDKDFLFFLMYDCKPPARVNDIDHIMPRKILSDKGIEWDKINNIKNYQLIDYSTNRGNKNDTPFAKWINGADKRGEKNVKDKKAFLRLHLIPANEDLWSEDRCLDFQEKRAKIILEKITSYIPS from the coding sequence ATGGCAATTTGGACAACTTATAGAATTGCAGACGCAGCTACAGAGATTGAAGATGAAAAATTTGTTTTGCCCGTAATTCAGCGTCCATTAGTTTGGACGGAAGAAAAAATGGAACTGCTTTTTGACACGCTATTAAAAGGTGATAGTTTTGGTGCAATAATGGCAATAGAAGAAGAAAAGGGGGCACAGCCGTTATTTAATTATAGACCGTTTACAAAAGATGGCTGCTTCATACCGTCTAGACAAGCAGGCACTTTAACACAACAACAACTTTTTATCATTGACGGACAACAACGACTGCAAACTTTCTATATTGGACTTAAAGGCAGTATTAATGGAAAAATTTTATATTTTGATTTATTTAGCGATTATAATTCAGAATTTGAATTCAAATTTGAAAATAATATGAGTAGTTTGCCTAAACAGACAAAAGAAGATAGGGCAATACAAAAACATTTATGGTATTCTATAAAAGATTTGCTGCAAAAACTTAAAAATACGGGAAAGTATAAGCAAATTGTAAAAATGATAATTGAAGAAAACTCTATCTCAGATGAGTCTCATAAAGATTGTATAGAAGAAAATGTATTAGCATTTTATGAGAATGTTTTGAATTCAAATACTTTAGGTATTTCAAAGGTTGTAATTAATAAGTGTTTGCCTGATAGGACAGAAGAAGAAAGCGCGATAGAAAATCGACAAAAAATCGTAGAGATGTTTAGGCGATTGAACGATGGTGGGACAAAATTATCTTCTTTTGAACTTGTCGCTTCTATTTTAAAAGGTTTTGATTGGCGAATGGAGAATTTCTTAAACCAAATGCTGGATTCTTACCAAGATATTGGGCTTTCTCAGGAAAACCTTATCAAGCTAGTTTTTTTATTACAGGATAACTATTCCAAAGAAATGTCCTTGCTTGAATATTCCGATGCTAATTTTGCAATTAAAAATGCAGATAAAATAAAAGCCGCAATTAAAGCTCTTAAAAATTTCCTTGATAAAGCGGAATTATTAAAATTTTATCAAAATAACAATTCCTCATTTATTCCTTTATTTTTTATCGTTTATCATTTATTTCATAAAGATATTGAAGTTTTAAAAATAGAGCGCTATTTTGATAATTATGATTCTGGCAATACTGATTTTCCATTAATGAAAAAATGGCTTTATCACTCTTTGCTCAACGGCGTATTTAGAAGCAGAGGAGCAGGCTGGGTTCCATATAAAACAGGTGTCAAAAAGATTTTAGAAATTATAAAAAATTTTAGAAACAAAGATTTTCCTACTGGTGAATTGTTCAAAGTATATAATGAAAAATTAAATGCTTTTACGATATTTTATTCTTCTGAAAATTTACATAAACTAGACAAAGATTTTTTATTTTTTTTAATGTATGATTGTAAACCGCCTGCACGGGTAAATGACATCGATCATATTATGCCTAGAAAAATACTTTCAGATAAAGGTATTGAATGGGATAAAATCAATAATATAAAAAATTATCAACTTATTGATTATTCGACAAATCGCGGCAACAAAAATGACACTCCATTTGCCAAATGGATAAACGGTGCAGATAAAAGAGGCGAAAAAAACGTAAAAGACAAAAAAGCTTTTTTAAGATTACATTTAATACCCGCTAATGAAGACTTGTGGAGTGAAGATAGATGCTTGGATTTCCAAGAAAAGAGAGCAAAGATTATACTTGAAAAAATAACCTCTTATATTCCTTCGTGA
- a CDS encoding cation:proton antiporter produces the protein MDQQLLQILAIGFVLALVFGFITQKIGLSSVVGYLIAGFLIGPVTPGFVADYSLAFQLSEAGVILLMFGVGLHFNTKDLMAVKNVAIPGAIAQSTAATICGTAIGMFFGLDLISALIMGFGLAVASTVVLLRVLSDNNMISTVHGHVAVGWLVVEDIFTVLILVILPSLSSIVAAGGFSSTTGSIQIIKEIVVALLRIVVLWVLTMSVGGRFVPWILSKVAKTRSQELFTLTVLVMAFATAVGAAVIFQVSLALGAFLGGMVVGKSKVSYQAGADLLPLRDAFAVLFFLAVGMLFDPKFIIEYPFIILAALLIVLIIKPLTAVIVVTILGYSPRTALTVAAGLSQIGEFSFILAQEAKRLELAVDIVYNTIVICAIVSISMNPSIFKNIPQVESFLKSKEKLWKFLNYIANKRGERLSKNQELAKNLLPTEEYLAEKMAIIVGYGPTGRRVAQALKEHSINYVVIDMNVDTINSLSAEGQNAVYGDSSKKGILEAAGIHCADYLIITVPSVNITSETASLASRLNPETRLFVRTRFLSSKAHFKQIGVSGIAFEEEEVAKSLTSLILDDLEQQSLLSAAMEIASQPHETSVEKPDNQEVKN, from the coding sequence ATGGATCAACAACTTTTACAAATATTAGCCATAGGTTTTGTGCTTGCTCTTGTCTTTGGTTTTATAACCCAAAAAATAGGATTATCTTCCGTAGTCGGATATCTTATCGCCGGTTTTTTAATAGGCCCGGTGACGCCAGGTTTTGTGGCCGATTACAGTCTTGCGTTTCAACTCTCCGAAGCAGGAGTAATTTTGCTTATGTTCGGAGTAGGATTGCATTTTAATACGAAAGATTTGATGGCAGTAAAAAATGTCGCAATACCCGGTGCTATAGCACAGAGTACAGCTGCAACAATATGTGGAACGGCAATCGGTATGTTTTTCGGACTGGACTTAATATCTGCGCTTATAATGGGCTTCGGACTTGCGGTTGCAAGCACGGTCGTGCTTTTAAGAGTACTCTCTGACAATAATATGATAAGCACTGTGCATGGTCATGTTGCAGTCGGATGGCTTGTGGTAGAAGACATTTTTACAGTTCTTATCCTTGTTATTCTTCCAAGCCTTTCAAGTATAGTGGCAGCAGGAGGATTTTCTTCTACAACTGGCAGCATACAAATAATAAAAGAAATCGTTGTTGCATTATTGAGAATAGTCGTGCTGTGGGTTTTGACTATGAGTGTGGGCGGACGTTTTGTGCCTTGGATACTTTCAAAAGTTGCAAAAACACGTTCACAGGAATTGTTTACACTGACGGTTTTGGTCATGGCTTTTGCGACAGCTGTGGGTGCCGCCGTTATTTTTCAGGTCTCACTTGCCTTGGGAGCGTTTCTCGGCGGTATGGTTGTGGGAAAAAGCAAAGTAAGCTATCAGGCTGGCGCTGATCTTCTTCCTTTAAGAGATGCTTTCGCAGTATTGTTTTTCCTTGCTGTCGGCATGCTGTTTGACCCTAAATTTATAATAGAGTATCCATTTATTATTCTAGCGGCACTTCTCATAGTATTGATAATAAAACCTTTGACAGCCGTGATTGTAGTGACAATTCTCGGCTATTCACCCAGAACGGCTTTAACTGTTGCGGCTGGATTATCGCAGATCGGAGAATTTTCTTTCATTCTCGCTCAGGAAGCCAAAAGGCTTGAACTCGCTGTAGATATAGTATATAACACTATCGTAATATGCGCGATAGTTTCCATATCGATGAACCCTTCCATATTTAAAAATATTCCACAAGTGGAAAGCTTTTTAAAGTCAAAAGAAAAATTATGGAAATTTTTAAATTACATAGCTAACAAAAGAGGAGAGCGTTTAAGCAAAAATCAAGAGCTTGCAAAAAATCTTCTGCCTACAGAAGAATATCTTGCCGAAAAAATGGCTATAATAGTTGGTTACGGCCCTACGGGAAGAAGAGTAGCTCAGGCATTGAAAGAGCACAGCATAAATTATGTCGTTATAGATATGAATGTAGACACTATAAATTCTTTAAGTGCCGAAGGACAAAACGCGGTTTATGGTGATTCTTCAAAAAAAGGAATTCTGGAAGCAGCCGGCATACACTGTGCAGATTATCTTATCATAACTGTTCCTTCGGTAAACATAACTTCTGAAACTGCCTCTCTTGCTTCAAGATTGAATCCGGAGACAAGACTTTTCGTACGGACAAGATTTTTAAGCAGTAAAGCTCATTTTAAACAGATAGGTGTTTCCGGGATAGCGTTTGAAGAAGAGGAAGTTGCAAAATCATTAACCTCTCTTATTCTTGATGATTTGGAACAGCAAAGTCTTTTGTCAGCCGCTATGGAAATTGCATCACAGCCTCATGAAACCTCAGTGGAAAAGCCTGATAATCAAGAGGTAAAAAATTGA
- a CDS encoding thermonuclease family protein produces the protein MKFLSVFSIIMFLCTFSFAAEKVKINKVIDGDTIKIERSGKKETVRLIGVDTPESKRNKKAKKDAKRAKKDIDTITKLGKESTKHTKKLLKNNKEVYIETDVQKKDKYGRTLGYVYLDSKKKRMLNEEIIKDGYGTVMTIPPNVKYEKKLREAQKKSIKRKKGLWNDSKKKAKSVDKSQEKTDNKN, from the coding sequence ATGAAATTTTTATCAGTATTTTCCATTATTATGTTTTTGTGTACGTTTTCTTTTGCGGCTGAGAAAGTTAAGATTAATAAGGTTATTGACGGTGACACTATAAAAATTGAACGCAGTGGTAAAAAAGAAACCGTCAGGCTTATTGGCGTGGATACGCCAGAAAGTAAGAGAAATAAAAAAGCAAAAAAGGATGCAAAACGCGCTAAAAAAGATATTGACACGATTACCAAACTAGGCAAGGAATCAACAAAACATACAAAAAAACTGCTAAAGAATAATAAAGAAGTATATATTGAAACCGACGTGCAAAAAAAAGATAAATACGGCAGAACGCTAGGCTATGTGTATTTAGATTCAAAAAAGAAAAGAATGTTAAACGAGGAAATTATAAAAGATGGATACGGTACTGTAATGACTATACCTCCAAATGTCAAATATGAAAAAAAATTAAGAGAAGCCCAAAAAAAGAGTATAAAAAGGAAAAAAGGACTTTGGAACGACAGCAAAAAGAAAGCTAAATCCGTCGACAAAAGCCAAGAAAAAACTGACAATAAAAATTAA
- the thiE gene encoding thiamine phosphate synthase — MTRYNHLRDSFELSIYFVVGPENTQGRDFRHIVRQSIEGGITFLQVRSKNTTSRELMDLGRIAAQEIKLADKQDKIALVIDDRVDIALALRLEGVKIDGVHLGQSDMPVELARQILGEDTIVGLSARAKDLFEYIENFKTGIVDYFGVGPVHATATKPDCGLVNGIILERTYDEIKRLKSVSPLPVVIGGGVKLEDLSALKAAGVDGFFIVSAIAGAEDPLEATKSLVNFWRHG, encoded by the coding sequence ATGACTAGATATAATCATCTGCGTGATTCGTTTGAGTTATCGATATATTTTGTAGTCGGTCCAGAAAATACACAAGGTCGCGATTTCCGACATATTGTGCGTCAGTCAATAGAGGGGGGAATAACTTTTCTACAGGTGCGGTCAAAAAACACGACTTCAAGGGAACTTATGGATTTAGGGCGTATTGCTGCGCAAGAAATCAAATTGGCCGATAAACAGGATAAAATAGCTTTAGTTATAGATGACAGGGTTGATATTGCGCTTGCTTTGAGACTTGAAGGCGTAAAAATTGACGGAGTACATCTGGGCCAAAGCGATATGCCTGTTGAGTTAGCAAGACAAATATTGGGCGAAGACACTATAGTAGGACTTTCCGCAAGAGCAAAAGATTTGTTTGAATATATTGAAAATTTTAAAACTGGAATTGTAGATTATTTTGGAGTCGGTCCCGTGCATGCAACTGCCACGAAACCCGACTGCGGCTTAGTTAACGGCATAATTTTGGAACGTACATATGATGAAATCAAACGTTTAAAATCCGTCAGTCCGCTGCCTGTAGTAATCGGCGGAGGAGTAAAACTTGAAGATTTGTCTGCGTTAAAAGCTGCCGGCGTTGACGGTTTTTTTATCGTAAGCGCCATAGCGGGAGCGGAAGATCCTTTAGAAGCAACAAAATCGTTGGTAAATTTCTGGCGACATGGATAA
- a CDS encoding DUF1805 domain-containing protein, with translation MQIKEIMFNGKTFKTFEGEIAPGSFLVFITGKKGFIMCGYLNLETAEKLQNIAAIATGIKCVEDMLNALIVKATSYAQSAGITVGMPVIKALEKIS, from the coding sequence ATGCAGATAAAAGAAATAATGTTTAATGGGAAAACTTTTAAAACTTTTGAAGGGGAGATTGCTCCAGGAAGTTTTCTTGTTTTCATAACGGGGAAAAAAGGTTTTATTATGTGCGGATACTTGAATCTTGAAACCGCCGAAAAACTTCAAAATATTGCCGCCATAGCTACCGGCATTAAATGTGTCGAAGATATGCTTAATGCTTTGATAGTTAAAGCTACAAGTTATGCTCAGTCTGCTGGAATTACCGTAGGTATGCCTGTAATAAAAGCGTTGGAAAAAATATCTTAA
- the rlmN gene encoding 23S rRNA (adenine(2503)-C(2))-methyltransferase RlmN, with product MKKYILDLTTPQFKTASNSIIKQDYRLNQIIEWIYIKKAASFDEFTNLSIELRRQLDEKFVLRLLKIVKKEKSLIDGSIRYTFQTEDNKYFFAVFLPAGDKNSVCISSQIGCPVMCEFCFSGKVKLARNLSRGEILEQVLQIENDTKKKVSGVLFMGMGEPMLNFNNVSLALKSLLSKNEFAIGKRHITLSTVGIVPAIEKLAEDNYGIRLALSLHGVDDRKRKILIPDNLGFSIEDILKAGKYYLKKTNSRLTIEYILVNNINDSTADAHKLARILRHSNLINPDVQINLIPYNPVNAVKFQTPQQETITKFKNILKLNGLTTNIRRAKGADISAACGQLGY from the coding sequence ATGAAAAAATATATATTGGATTTAACCACACCTCAATTTAAAACGGCGTCGAACTCAATAATCAAACAGGATTACAGACTAAACCAGATTATCGAATGGATCTACATAAAAAAAGCTGCTTCTTTCGATGAGTTTACAAATCTTTCTATAGAATTAAGACGTCAGCTTGATGAAAAGTTTGTTCTGCGTTTACTTAAAATTGTAAAAAAAGAAAAATCTTTAATTGACGGCAGCATACGTTATACTTTTCAAACCGAAGACAATAAATATTTTTTTGCTGTTTTTCTTCCTGCAGGAGACAAAAATTCAGTTTGCATTTCTTCGCAGATAGGCTGCCCTGTCATGTGCGAATTTTGTTTTTCAGGAAAGGTTAAGCTTGCAAGAAATTTGAGCAGGGGGGAAATACTGGAACAAGTCCTGCAGATTGAAAATGATACGAAGAAAAAAGTCAGTGGAGTATTGTTTATGGGAATGGGAGAACCTATGCTGAATTTCAACAATGTATCCCTTGCTTTAAAATCACTGCTTTCAAAAAATGAGTTTGCTATAGGCAAAAGACATATAACACTTTCAACAGTAGGAATTGTTCCTGCTATTGAAAAACTTGCCGAAGACAACTACGGTATAAGGCTTGCTTTGTCATTGCATGGTGTTGATGACAGGAAAAGGAAAATTTTAATACCTGATAATTTAGGCTTTTCCATTGAAGATATTTTAAAAGCAGGGAAATATTATTTGAAAAAAACGAATTCAAGACTTACAATTGAATACATTCTAGTCAATAATATAAATGACTCAACCGCAGATGCTCACAAACTTGCACGAATTTTAAGGCATAGCAATTTAATAAATCCAGACGTGCAAATAAACCTCATACCTTACAATCCGGTAAACGCTGTTAAATTTCAAACTCCACAGCAAGAAACCATTACAAAGTTCAAAAATATTTTAAAGCTCAATGGACTGACAACAAATATAAGGCGAGCAAAAGGCGCTGATATTTCAGCTGCCTGTGGGCAGTTGGGGTATTAA
- a CDS encoding MGMT family protein has translation MKNKKIPKEIEQRFKNYPDFYVKVWKDCFEIPAGQTMTYGELAERIGSPKAARAVGAAMRNNPFAPIIPCHRVIGSNGKMCGYSAKGGIKTKEKMLKYEKETGKDASFDKI, from the coding sequence TTGAAAAATAAAAAAATACCTAAAGAAATAGAACAAAGGTTTAAAAACTATCCTGATTTTTATGTAAAAGTGTGGAAGGACTGCTTTGAAATTCCTGCAGGGCAAACCATGACATATGGTGAGCTTGCAGAAAGAATTGGTTCTCCCAAGGCTGCAAGAGCCGTCGGCGCAGCAATGCGCAATAATCCTTTTGCTCCAATAATTCCATGTCATAGAGTAATCGGTTCGAATGGAAAAATGTGTGGATATTCTGCAAAAGGTGGAATAAAAACAAAAGAAAAAATGCTGAAATATGAAAAAGAAACAGGAAAAGACGCTTCGTTTGATAAAATATAA
- a CDS encoding ParB/RepB/Spo0J family partition protein: MNEHRNVLVDFGTIEKNIQKYKFKDRGIEAIPTDKIVGSLGRYNDFSENLLPHRGDMGIRYESIKKGMLSGVIFPPIKVYQVLDNYFIIDGHHRVTAAKNVFNAKYIDAEVLEIDFDFEISPKKTYTYNTESAKGFLIKLEEHFFQLKTCLSNTVLKYPLKVTELVSFGKLYEEIENYKNSYNKGQFQKLSIIYASYHWYEYRFIPAISIIEEEDVLSGFPNRTYTDLYVWIQQHKYYLSQKVGYDVGFDFTAHDFFKKYKKVKGLYLIPSMIRDVLRGIKEQIKDLKD; this comes from the coding sequence ATGAACGAACATCGTAATGTCCTTGTTGATTTTGGGACAATTGAAAAAAATATACAAAAATATAAGTTCAAAGACAGAGGAATCGAAGCTATACCTACGGATAAAATTGTCGGCAGTCTCGGTCGTTACAATGACTTTTCAGAAAATCTTCTTCCTCATCGCGGAGATATGGGAATACGTTATGAAAGTATTAAAAAGGGAATGCTCAGCGGCGTTATTTTTCCTCCGATAAAAGTGTATCAGGTGCTGGACAATTACTTTATTATAGATGGTCATCACAGGGTAACAGCTGCGAAGAACGTTTTTAATGCAAAATACATAGATGCCGAAGTGCTGGAGATAGATTTTGACTTTGAAATTTCTCCGAAAAAAACTTATACCTATAACACTGAAAGCGCAAAAGGTTTTTTAATAAAACTTGAAGAACATTTTTTCCAGCTGAAAACGTGCCTTTCAAATACTGTTTTAAAATATCCTCTGAAAGTTACAGAACTCGTCAGTTTTGGAAAACTTTACGAAGAGATAGAAAATTATAAAAACAGCTACAATAAAGGGCAGTTCCAAAAACTTTCCATAATTTATGCTTCATATCATTGGTATGAATATCGTTTTATTCCAGCTATATCCATAATAGAAGAAGAAGATGTGCTTAGCGGCTTTCCCAATAGAACTTATACCGATTTATATGTCTGGATACAGCAGCATAAATACTATTTAAGCCAAAAAGTCGGATATGATGTGGGTTTTGATTTTACAGCTCATGATTTTTTCAAAAAATATAAAAAAGTTAAAGGTTTATATCTGATTCCTTCAATGATAAGGGATGTTTTGCGCGGAATAAAAGAACAGATTAAAGATTTAAAGGACTGA